The Bacillus sp. Y1 genome has a window encoding:
- a CDS encoding dicarboxylate/amino acid:cation symporter, with amino-acid sequence MRINFKSLTTQVILGIILGITVGFVFPEIGSQLKVIADIFIKLVKMVIAPIIFLTIVIGIAGMGDLKKVGKIGGKALLYFEIVSTIALAIGIIVANVIKAGKGIDAEAGKGDISQYTKAAEETSHGFMDFVVSIIPDSFIGAFANGELLPVLLLACLFGISLAHLGKKGKPVIEFFEKITEVFFGIVNIIMKVSPFAAFGAMAYTIGEFGIGSLVYLGKLMGSVYITMALFIVLVLGGIAKMFGFSIFKFIAFIKEEILLVIGTSSSEAALPKMMEKLEKYGCSKPVVGLVLPTGYSFNLDGTSIYLSMAALFIAQAYGVDLSIWQQLTLLGVLMLTSKGAAGVTGSGFVTLAATLAVFPSIPVEGMALILGVDRFMSEARAITNLIGNGVATVVISKTEGEFKPVQEVEAKVNKKEITA; translated from the coding sequence ATGAGAATTAATTTTAAGAGTCTTACCACTCAAGTAATACTAGGTATTATTTTGGGGATAACCGTCGGGTTTGTGTTTCCAGAGATAGGATCACAGTTAAAGGTGATCGCTGATATATTTATTAAGCTAGTAAAAATGGTCATCGCACCAATTATTTTCCTAACAATTGTCATCGGGATTGCTGGAATGGGAGATTTAAAGAAGGTTGGAAAAATTGGTGGGAAAGCCTTACTTTATTTTGAAATCGTCTCTACGATTGCGTTAGCGATTGGAATTATAGTTGCGAATGTAATTAAAGCGGGTAAAGGAATTGATGCGGAGGCAGGAAAGGGAGATATCTCTCAATATACAAAGGCGGCTGAAGAAACGAGTCATGGATTTATGGACTTTGTTGTTTCCATTATTCCTGATAGCTTTATCGGTGCGTTTGCGAATGGTGAGCTGCTACCTGTTCTTTTATTAGCGTGTTTGTTTGGGATTTCTCTTGCTCATTTAGGAAAGAAAGGGAAACCAGTTATTGAGTTTTTTGAAAAGATCACAGAAGTGTTCTTCGGAATTGTAAATATCATCATGAAGGTTTCCCCGTTCGCGGCGTTTGGCGCGATGGCCTATACGATTGGTGAATTCGGAATTGGCTCACTTGTTTATCTTGGAAAGCTGATGGGATCCGTATATATCACCATGGCGCTGTTTATTGTTCTTGTACTTGGTGGAATTGCCAAAATGTTCGGTTTCAGCATTTTTAAGTTTATTGCTTTCATTAAAGAAGAAATTCTTCTTGTGATTGGGACTTCCTCGTCTGAAGCGGCTCTTCCTAAAATGATGGAAAAGCTTGAGAAGTATGGTTGTTCCAAGCCAGTAGTAGGACTTGTTCTTCCAACGGGGTACTCCTTTAATCTAGATGGAACATCGATTTACCTGTCAATGGCTGCATTATTTATTGCTCAGGCCTATGGGGTAGATCTAAGCATCTGGCAACAGCTGACCCTTTTAGGGGTATTGATGCTCACGTCGAAAGGAGCTGCAGGTGTTACCGGCTCAGGCTTTGTCACGCTAGCAGCGACACTAGCCGTATTCCCTTCGATTCCAGTAGAAGGAATGGCTCTCATCCTTGGGGTTGACCGCTTCATGTCAGAAGCACGTGCCATCACAAACCTCATCGGTAACGGCGTCGCAACGGTTGTTATTTCAAAGACAGAAGGGGAGTTTAAACCCGTTCAAGAGGTTGAGGCTAAGGTGAATAAAAAGGAAATCACTGCGTAA
- the dcuS gene encoding DcuS/MalK family sensor histidine kinase, protein MRIREVRFKLSTVIIFLVCLVVLISLMITDLLISHSVSKNIQANSEEKARIVARTVSKSHIVIDALENRTYSNSVQDYTNDIQTATEMMFVVVMDMKGIRRTHPNPDEIGKHFVGGDEKQALKGKEYVSISKGTLGESVRAFTPIYNKNNEQIGVVAVGISLKSVETALGRSHRNILIVTFFGLLVGVIGAILLARYIKRTLLGLEPFAIAQITEERSTMLQSVHEGIIAVDHQSTITLVNKSALQIFQKAGLDTNPVGMNIHDYMPSTGLDRVLQTGEPELDEEQNINGVSILVNRVPLLVNGQVVGAISTFRDKTEVNQLAEQLTGVRAYTDALRAQSHEFMNRLHVIRGMIELKSYKELTDFIRTLVNYRNQEFGNITEHFKDPALGGFIMGKLSYAREQNVDLTIETQAVIIPEPADQKTTHELITILGNVIDNAIEAMADSEEKTLEVSFAYDGEWLDMEVMDSGPGIPEETQKRIFEKGYSTKGDNRGYGLHLVEKSVQTLGGELQIDSKWMLGTNVYIKIPYKSKEVES, encoded by the coding sequence GTGCGTATACGGGAAGTACGTTTTAAACTCAGTACGGTGATCATCTTCCTTGTCTGTCTGGTCGTCCTCATTTCACTGATGATCACTGACCTATTAATCAGCCATTCGGTTAGTAAAAACATACAAGCCAATTCAGAGGAAAAAGCGAGGATCGTCGCGAGAACCGTTTCAAAGTCTCATATAGTCATAGACGCGTTAGAAAACAGAACGTACTCCAACTCCGTTCAAGACTATACAAATGATATTCAAACAGCCACAGAAATGATGTTCGTTGTGGTTATGGATATGAAGGGCATACGGAGAACACATCCAAACCCTGACGAAATTGGAAAGCATTTTGTGGGAGGAGATGAAAAGCAGGCTCTAAAAGGAAAAGAGTATGTGTCCATCTCAAAAGGTACGTTAGGCGAATCGGTACGAGCATTTACGCCCATTTATAATAAAAATAATGAACAAATCGGAGTAGTCGCAGTCGGAATTTCGTTAAAAAGTGTAGAGACTGCACTTGGACGAAGCCATCGGAACATATTAATCGTTACGTTTTTTGGACTATTGGTCGGTGTGATCGGAGCTATTTTACTAGCGAGATATATTAAAAGGACACTACTTGGGCTTGAACCCTTTGCCATAGCACAGATCACAGAGGAAAGAAGCACAATGCTTCAATCCGTTCATGAAGGCATTATTGCGGTGGATCATCAATCAACGATCACACTCGTTAACAAGTCGGCTCTTCAAATTTTTCAAAAAGCTGGCCTTGACACCAATCCAGTGGGGATGAACATTCATGACTATATGCCTTCCACCGGATTGGATCGAGTGTTACAAACGGGTGAGCCTGAGCTAGATGAAGAACAGAACATTAATGGCGTCTCCATTCTCGTCAATCGCGTCCCACTGTTGGTCAATGGACAAGTGGTCGGAGCCATCTCCACCTTCCGTGATAAAACAGAGGTCAATCAGCTCGCCGAACAATTAACAGGAGTTAGAGCCTATACAGATGCTCTACGTGCCCAATCACATGAATTTATGAACCGTCTTCATGTGATTCGAGGAATGATCGAGTTAAAGTCTTACAAAGAACTCACCGACTTCATTCGCACCTTGGTCAATTATCGAAACCAAGAATTCGGAAACATCACCGAACATTTCAAGGACCCAGCACTCGGAGGTTTTATCATGGGAAAATTGAGTTATGCCAGGGAACAAAACGTCGATCTCACAATTGAAACCCAAGCCGTCATCATTCCTGAACCAGCCGATCAAAAAACCACACATGAGCTGATTACCATTCTCGGCAATGTGATCGATAATGCCATCGAGGCAATGGCCGATAGCGAAGAAAAAACGCTTGAAGTGAGTTTTGCCTATGATGGTGAGTGGCTAGACATGGAAGTGATGGACTCCGGACCAGGAATACCTGAAGAAACGCAGAAAAGAATCTTTGAGAAAGGCTACTCCACAAAAGGAGACAACCGTGGCTATGGACTACACTTAGTGGAAAAAAGCGTCCAAACTCTCGGTGGCGAACTCCAAATCGACTCGAAATGGATGTTAGGAACCAATGTTTATATAAAAATACCTTATAAAAGCAAAGAGGTGGAATCGTGA
- a CDS encoding response regulator — MIKVLIVEDDPMVAEINKRYLQDMKGFRLSGMVHNVKDAIDFLQKESVELILLDVYMPGDSGLLLLKYIREHHLEIDVILITAAGEKDKVQTALRLGAVDYLIKPFEFDRFQQALLKFQDKYLFFASHAVLKQEDLDDRILSTEQTQIEEPIIDLPKGLTSSTLQVVVDVMKTKGNSPFSTDDISESTYISRVSVRKYLKFLTQLGVLKESLTYGIGRPVYLYTLQVEKLNQVDMYL, encoded by the coding sequence GTGATAAAGGTTCTAATTGTTGAAGATGACCCGATGGTTGCCGAAATTAACAAACGTTATCTCCAAGATATGAAAGGATTTCGACTCTCAGGCATGGTACATAATGTAAAGGATGCGATCGACTTTCTTCAAAAGGAATCTGTTGAGCTAATTTTACTAGATGTGTATATGCCAGGTGATAGCGGGTTACTCTTGTTAAAATATATAAGAGAACATCATCTAGAAATAGATGTGATCCTCATTACCGCTGCTGGAGAGAAAGATAAAGTTCAAACGGCTCTTCGGCTTGGTGCTGTTGATTATTTAATCAAACCGTTTGAATTTGATCGATTTCAACAGGCATTGCTGAAGTTTCAAGATAAATATCTGTTCTTTGCGAGTCATGCCGTGCTTAAACAAGAAGATCTTGATGATCGAATCCTCAGTACGGAGCAAACCCAAATCGAAGAACCGATCATTGATCTGCCTAAGGGGTTAACGAGCAGTACTCTACAAGTTGTAGTAGATGTCATGAAAACAAAAGGAAATAGTCCGTTCTCTACCGATGATATTTCGGAAAGTACGTATATCTCCCGTGTATCAGTAAGGAAATACTTAAAGTTCTTAACCCAACTAGGAGTTCTGAAGGAATCGTTAACCTATGGAATTGGTAGACCAGTATATTTATATACTCTACAAGTAGAAAAACTAAACCAAGTGGACATGTATCTTTAA
- a CDS encoding NAD(P)-dependent malic enzyme: MIKSNLKEEAIKLHKEHLGKIEIVSKIDVTTEEQLSLVYTPGVADVCKAIVENAEQVDVLTSRGHMVAIVTDGTAVLGLGDIGPKAALPVMEGKALLFKKFANVDAFPLCLDTKNVDEIVGIIKALAPSFGGVNLEDISAPRCFEIEERLKQELDIPVFHDDQHGTAIVVLAALINAVKVVNKQHRSLKIVINGAGAAGIAIAKLLMQAGFQDITLVSLEGVVSKGEKWMNSAQKEMAEVTNLKRVRGTLADAIHGADVFIGVSGPGAMKPEHIQSMTKDPIVFAMANPIPEIYPEEALAAGAAVVGTGRSDYPNQVNNLLAFPGIFRGAMDAKAKDITTEMKLAAAYAIAEAVSEKDIKADHVIPSALDERVAKLVAKAVSVAAIQQNKSKSSVSVS; encoded by the coding sequence TTGATAAAAAGTAATCTGAAAGAGGAAGCAATCAAGCTTCATAAAGAACATTTAGGGAAAATTGAGATTGTTAGTAAGATTGATGTAACTACTGAGGAACAACTTAGTCTCGTATATACACCTGGTGTCGCAGACGTATGTAAAGCAATTGTAGAGAATGCCGAACAAGTCGATGTGTTAACGTCCAGAGGACATATGGTTGCTATCGTGACGGATGGAACAGCCGTTTTAGGTTTGGGTGATATTGGACCCAAGGCAGCCCTCCCTGTCATGGAAGGAAAAGCTCTTCTTTTTAAAAAGTTTGCCAATGTGGATGCTTTTCCACTTTGCTTAGATACAAAAAATGTAGATGAAATCGTTGGGATCATTAAGGCACTGGCTCCTAGTTTTGGAGGAGTAAATCTTGAAGATATCTCCGCTCCTCGTTGCTTTGAAATTGAAGAACGATTAAAGCAAGAACTTGATATCCCTGTTTTTCATGATGATCAGCATGGCACAGCTATTGTCGTTCTTGCTGCGTTAATCAATGCGGTAAAAGTCGTCAATAAACAGCACCGATCTCTAAAAATCGTGATTAACGGTGCAGGTGCAGCCGGAATTGCGATTGCCAAGCTACTGATGCAGGCAGGGTTTCAAGACATCACTCTTGTAAGCCTTGAAGGTGTGGTTAGCAAAGGCGAAAAATGGATGAATTCGGCCCAAAAAGAAATGGCGGAAGTGACCAATCTGAAAAGAGTTCGTGGTACATTAGCAGACGCGATTCATGGAGCAGATGTGTTTATTGGAGTATCTGGCCCCGGTGCTATGAAGCCAGAACATATTCAGTCCATGACAAAGGATCCGATTGTGTTTGCCATGGCCAACCCGATTCCAGAGATTTACCCAGAAGAAGCCCTTGCTGCAGGCGCAGCTGTAGTAGGAACTGGTCGATCCGATTACCCGAACCAAGTAAATAATTTACTCGCCTTCCCTGGCATTTTCCGAGGCGCCATGGATGCAAAAGCAAAGGATATTACAACAGAGATGAAACTGGCTGCTGCTTATGCGATTGCAGAGGCTGTTTCCGAAAAAGATATAAAAGCTGACCATGTCATCCCGAGCGCACTTGATGAGAGAGTGGCTAAACTTGTGGCTAAAGCAGTCTCAGTCGCTGCTATCCAGCAGAACAAAAGCAAAAGTTCAGTATCAGTATCGTAA
- a CDS encoding alpha/beta-type small acid-soluble spore protein: protein MDRNNRGNNSNQLLVPGAEQALEQMKYEIASEFGVNLGPETSARANGSVGGEITKRLVRMAEQSMGGNFR from the coding sequence ATGGATAGAAACAACCGTGGAAATAACTCTAATCAATTATTAGTACCTGGGGCTGAGCAAGCACTTGAACAAATGAAGTACGAAATTGCTAGTGAATTTGGTGTAAATTTAGGACCTGAAACATCTGCACGTGCAAACGGTTCTGTAGGTGGAGAAATCACAAAACGCCTAGTGAGAATGGCCGAACAATCAATGGGCGGCAACTTCCGCTAA
- a CDS encoding methyl-accepting chemotaxis protein — MSKSIKLKMIVIFSSLILLSGIVTSYVSFQTSKNVITSSLGDQALSISENAVKVIDLDQYEEISLDSGETDYYYELRDNLNEIRETNGLIYLYTMGRQEKEGEFEYYYMVDGMLQDASAIGDVEEGVDDYPLLVKAFETGESQVGELTYSEDYGALVSAYIPIKSDSGELIGILGADLDASLVYSSLQASKIKLIWMTVGIVLLSILLIFITTMSLVNPLKHLAKKVELIGKGDLTVTIESNRKDEIGSLTDSFNQMLQELKGMIAVINQSSVTMSGTTSQLLVSANETKGASNEISVIMEQMASQVDTQYKNLDDSAKIIEEVSENINDIAVNSSVVTELSSKTQGEIEVGNQKVNDLVEQMNTISHSVNESSSSIMALLAHSKDIESIVEIIQGIASQTNLLALNAAIEAARAGEAGKGFAVVADEVRKLAEQSESSTVNIRNIIEKINSDTNVTAEKMKIVLNDVKEGIHSVGETGMVFKNILGAIQEVNVKIQEVTATSEEMSAATEEITASAKETANIAEQASTEVRKTFDITLEQERLVLHMTESIEELVKMASNMKELTGKFKL, encoded by the coding sequence ATGAGTAAGAGTATAAAATTGAAAATGATCGTTATTTTCTCCAGTTTAATATTGCTATCTGGAATCGTAACTAGCTATGTATCCTTTCAAACGTCCAAAAATGTCATTACAAGTTCATTAGGGGACCAAGCACTTTCCATTTCTGAAAATGCCGTTAAAGTGATTGATTTGGATCAATATGAGGAAATCTCACTAGATTCAGGGGAAACGGATTACTATTATGAACTAAGAGATAATCTAAACGAAATACGAGAAACCAATGGTTTGATCTATTTATATACAATGGGTCGACAAGAAAAAGAAGGAGAATTTGAATATTACTATATGGTTGATGGTATGCTACAAGATGCCTCAGCAATAGGCGATGTCGAGGAGGGCGTTGATGATTACCCTTTACTAGTGAAGGCTTTTGAAACGGGCGAGTCACAAGTTGGGGAATTGACTTATTCAGAAGATTACGGTGCGTTAGTTTCAGCCTACATACCTATCAAATCTGATTCTGGAGAATTGATCGGGATATTAGGAGCAGATTTAGATGCTAGTTTGGTGTATTCGTCACTACAGGCGAGCAAAATAAAGTTAATTTGGATGACAGTTGGAATTGTATTATTGAGTATATTATTAATTTTCATAACCACAATGTCACTCGTCAATCCGTTAAAACATTTAGCCAAGAAGGTCGAATTAATTGGAAAAGGTGATTTAACGGTTACTATTGAATCCAATAGAAAAGATGAAATTGGAAGTTTAACAGATTCATTTAATCAAATGCTTCAAGAATTAAAGGGGATGATTGCGGTAATCAATCAAAGCTCGGTAACAATGAGTGGAACAACGTCTCAATTGTTAGTAAGTGCGAACGAAACCAAAGGGGCAAGTAATGAAATATCGGTAATTATGGAGCAAATGGCCTCTCAGGTAGACACTCAATATAAGAACCTGGATGATAGTGCAAAAATCATAGAAGAAGTGTCAGAGAATATCAATGATATTGCCGTTAACTCATCCGTTGTTACGGAACTTTCTTCCAAGACACAAGGCGAAATTGAGGTAGGCAATCAAAAGGTGAATGATCTAGTGGAGCAAATGAACACCATTAGTCATTCAGTTAATGAATCATCAAGCTCCATCATGGCATTATTAGCACATTCCAAGGATATTGAGTCCATTGTAGAAATTATCCAAGGGATCGCTTCTCAAACGAATTTACTTGCGTTAAATGCAGCCATTGAAGCAGCGCGCGCGGGAGAAGCAGGTAAAGGCTTTGCGGTGGTTGCTGATGAAGTACGTAAACTAGCTGAGCAATCCGAAAGTTCAACGGTTAATATACGAAATATTATTGAAAAAATAAATAGTGATACAAATGTAACAGCAGAGAAAATGAAGATTGTTTTAAACGATGTAAAAGAAGGAATCCATTCGGTAGGAGAAACGGGAATGGTTTTTAAAAACATTCTAGGAGCCATACAGGAAGTGAATGTAAAGATCCAAGAAGTGACAGCAACATCTGAAGAAATGTCTGCAGCAACGGAAGAAATCACAGCATCAGCTAAAGAGACAGCAAATATAGCCGAGCAAGCATCAACTGAAGTAAGGAAAACCTTTGATATTACATTAGAACAAGAACGTTTAGTGTTACATATGACGGAGTCTATTGAAGAGCTTGTTAAAATGGCATCAAACATGAAGGAATTAACAGGGAAATTTAAATTATAA
- the tkt gene encoding transketolase: MSSIEMKKTVDELAINTIRTLSIDAIEKANSGHPGMPMGAAPMAYALWAKEMIHNPQNPNWFNRDRFVLSAGHGSMLLYSLLHLFGYNVTLDDLKNFRQYKSKTPGHPEFGHTPGVDATTGPLGQGIAMAAGMAMAERHLAETYNREGYPIVDHFTYCICGDGDLMEGVSAEAASLAGHLKLGRLVVLYDSNDISLDGDLSLTFSESVQQRFEAYGWQVLRVEDGNDVTAVQNAVERAKLDDQRPTLIEVKTTIGFGSPNKGGKSDSHGSPLGPKETELTKAAYEWEEKEPFHVPNEVREHFQQFASIGKQFEDQWNSLFESYKQQYPELSQQLERAIKGELPEGWEQDLPQFSKGEKMASRASSGKMLNAIANKVPQLIGGSADLACSNKTTLTFEGNFGVDGYQARNIWFGVREFGMGAALNGMALHGGVKVFGATFFVFSDYLRPAMRLSALMNLPVTYVFTHDSIAVGEDGPTHQPIEHLASLRAMPGLSLIRPADAKETAAAWRLAVESERNPTALVLTRQDLPTLEMSEDEVYKGVQKGAYVVSKAAKEAEGLLLASGSEVALAIDAQKLLEQEGIYVSVVSMPSWDRFEKQTKEYRESVLPKGLLAKFAIETASSFGWREYIGEYGEVLSIDHFGESAPANQLLEEYGYTAKNVAERFKALSEKIN; the protein is encoded by the coding sequence ATGAGTTCAATAGAAATGAAAAAAACAGTAGATGAATTGGCGATTAACACCATTCGCACTTTATCCATCGACGCCATTGAAAAGGCAAATTCAGGACATCCGGGAATGCCAATGGGTGCTGCACCAATGGCTTACGCACTTTGGGCAAAGGAAATGATTCATAACCCCCAAAATCCTAATTGGTTCAACCGAGATCGCTTCGTTTTATCAGCGGGTCATGGATCCATGCTCTTATACAGCTTATTGCACTTGTTTGGTTATAATGTCACGCTAGATGATTTGAAAAATTTCCGCCAATATAAGAGTAAAACACCGGGTCATCCTGAATTCGGGCATACACCTGGTGTAGATGCAACAACAGGTCCACTTGGTCAAGGGATTGCGATGGCAGCAGGGATGGCTATGGCCGAGCGTCATTTGGCAGAAACCTACAATCGTGAAGGCTATCCCATTGTTGATCATTTTACTTATTGCATCTGTGGTGATGGCGATCTGATGGAAGGAGTATCAGCAGAAGCTGCGTCATTAGCAGGTCATTTAAAGCTTGGACGCTTAGTAGTACTTTATGACTCAAATGATATTTCTTTAGACGGCGACTTGAGCCTTACATTCTCCGAGAGTGTCCAACAACGCTTTGAAGCATATGGCTGGCAAGTACTCAGAGTAGAGGATGGAAATGATGTAACTGCCGTCCAAAATGCTGTGGAACGTGCAAAGCTTGATGATCAAAGACCAACACTTATTGAAGTGAAAACAACCATTGGCTTTGGTTCTCCTAATAAAGGAGGGAAATCCGATTCTCACGGTTCTCCGCTTGGTCCGAAGGAGACGGAACTGACGAAAGCAGCCTATGAATGGGAAGAAAAAGAGCCATTCCATGTACCAAATGAAGTGAGAGAGCACTTCCAACAATTTGCAAGCATTGGTAAGCAATTTGAAGATCAATGGAACTCCCTTTTCGAGAGCTACAAACAACAATACCCTGAGCTTTCACAGCAGCTTGAGCGTGCAATCAAAGGTGAATTGCCTGAAGGCTGGGAACAAGATCTACCACAGTTTTCAAAAGGTGAAAAAATGGCATCTCGTGCATCTTCAGGGAAAATGCTAAATGCAATCGCAAATAAAGTCCCGCAATTAATTGGAGGTTCTGCTGATCTCGCGTGCTCGAATAAAACAACATTAACTTTTGAAGGAAACTTTGGTGTGGATGGATATCAAGCACGAAACATTTGGTTTGGAGTTCGAGAATTTGGAATGGGTGCGGCGTTAAATGGAATGGCATTACATGGAGGAGTTAAAGTATTTGGGGCAACATTCTTTGTCTTCTCCGACTACTTAAGACCGGCGATGCGTCTATCTGCATTAATGAATCTACCTGTTACCTATGTATTTACTCATGATAGTATTGCAGTGGGTGAAGATGGGCCCACACATCAACCAATCGAGCATCTAGCATCATTACGTGCAATGCCAGGATTGTCATTAATTCGCCCTGCTGATGCAAAGGAAACGGCAGCAGCCTGGAGATTAGCTGTAGAAAGTGAGAGGAACCCAACCGCTCTAGTACTAACTCGTCAGGATTTACCAACACTTGAAATGTCTGAAGATGAAGTATATAAAGGGGTTCAAAAAGGTGCCTATGTGGTATCTAAGGCAGCTAAAGAAGCAGAGGGCTTACTATTAGCTAGTGGTTCAGAAGTGGCCCTCGCAATCGATGCACAAAAGCTTCTCGAACAAGAAGGCATCTATGTTTCCGTTGTGAGCATGCCAAGCTGGGATCGTTTTGAGAAGCAGACGAAGGAATATAGGGAAAGCGTCCTTCCTAAAGGACTTCTAGCAAAATTTGCAATCGAAACAGCATCTTCCTTTGGTTGGAGAGAATATATCGGAGAATATGGTGAGGTCTTATCTATTGACCACTTTGGCGAATCAGCACCAGCGAATCAGTTGCTTGAAGAATATGGATATACTGCCAAGAATGTTGCAGAAAGATTTAAAGCTCTTTCAGAAAAGATTAACTAA
- the rpiB gene encoding ribose 5-phosphate isomerase B, with product MKIALGCDHGGYLLKESIKNHLEKKGFECLDYGTHFTESVNYPLYAKKVGDSVANRECELGILCCGTGIGMSIAANKIQGVRAAVVSDTFSARATREHNNSNVLCLGERVLGESLALNIVDTWLEAEFQGGRHQERLDLVEQLEISLKSKTI from the coding sequence ATGAAAATCGCATTAGGCTGTGACCATGGTGGATATTTGTTGAAGGAGTCTATTAAGAACCACTTAGAGAAAAAAGGATTCGAATGCCTAGATTACGGAACTCACTTTACAGAAAGTGTTAATTATCCCTTATATGCAAAAAAAGTGGGAGATTCGGTTGCCAATAGGGAATGTGAATTAGGAATTCTTTGCTGTGGAACAGGTATCGGAATGTCCATTGCTGCTAATAAAATTCAAGGTGTTCGCGCGGCGGTTGTAAGTGATACATTTTCCGCGAGAGCAACTAGAGAGCACAATAACAGCAATGTGCTCTGCCTAGGTGAGCGGGTATTAGGGGAGTCACTTGCACTAAATATTGTTGACACCTGGCTCGAAGCAGAATTTCAGGGTGGTCGACACCAAGAGCGACTCGATTTAGTAGAACAGCTAGAAATATCTTTAAAATCTAAAACTATATAA
- the rpe gene encoding ribulose-phosphate 3-epimerase: protein MKIAPSILAADFCHLEDQMQLLEQSNISMLHIDVMDGNFVPNITFGPDQINMLRQRSKLIFDVHLMVQNPDWIIPIVAEAGADIITIHQEATTHLHRSLQLIKKYNRRAGVVLNPATPIETIKHVLDEIDMILLMTVNPGYGGQSFISSVLPKIQEAKKLVEGRNIDIEVDGGINLETAKLCVEAGANVIVAGSYTFHGDVKENLEKLTRVINKQGATA from the coding sequence ATGAAAATAGCGCCTTCGATACTAGCAGCAGATTTTTGCCATCTAGAGGACCAAATGCAGCTTTTAGAACAAAGCAATATTAGCATGCTTCATATTGATGTGATGGACGGAAACTTTGTTCCCAATATTACCTTTGGTCCAGATCAAATCAATATGCTTCGGCAACGTTCAAAGCTCATTTTTGATGTTCATTTAATGGTACAAAATCCAGATTGGATTATTCCGATTGTGGCTGAGGCAGGGGCGGATATCATTACCATTCATCAGGAAGCAACAACGCATCTCCATCGAAGTCTGCAATTAATAAAGAAATACAATAGAAGAGCCGGTGTAGTCCTAAATCCTGCTACCCCTATTGAAACGATTAAGCATGTTCTAGATGAAATTGACATGATTCTACTTATGACCGTTAATCCAGGGTATGGTGGTCAGAGCTTCATTTCAAGTGTGCTACCGAAAATTCAGGAAGCAAAAAAGCTTGTAGAAGGTAGAAATATAGACATCGAGGTTGATGGGGGGATTAACCTCGAAACAGCCAAGCTATGTGTAGAAGCAGGTGCCAATGTAATCGTTGCAGGTTCATACACGTTTCATGGTGATGTTAAGGAGAATTTAGAGAAGCTAACTAGAGTAATAAACAAACAGGGGGCAACCGCATGA